CCACCCGCTACGGGCAACGCGCCCAGGCCGAGACCACCATCAGCATGCTCAAACGCCTCCTCGGGCCCCAGCTGCGAGCACGAAAAAAGCCCATGCAGCGACGCGAAGCCGCCCTCAAGACCCTCACTCTCAACCTCATGATCCTCTAAACATCTAGAAGCTTTCTACAGAGCTACTTTTGTCCCTAAAAATCGATGCGCCAGAACGGGACAAAACTACCGGCGGTGGGCCCGCGTCCGATGCACGGCGTGATGTCGGTCTGCGAGGGAATCTCGTCGGGCGGATGCGATTGAACGCAGTCCGGGCGTTGCTCGACCCGACCAGACCGGTCAGGCTACAATGGAAGGCCCTGGCTTGATCACCCACGCACCCGAGTCACCCTGCTCCTTATGAAAACCCTGTTTCCGATTGCCCTGCTTGCGGTCATTGCCACAGTTCTCCAACCAGTTGACGCGGCGGCCGCTGACAAAGTCGACTACGCGACCCAGATCAAGCCGATCCTCGAGGCCAGCTGCACCAAGTGCCATGGCGAGAAACGCCAGCTGGGCGACCTGGCACTGCACACCGACGCGCTGGCGGAGGTGATCGAGGACGGGTACATCCTCGAAGGGGACGCCGAGTCAAGCAGCGTATACGAGCGGCTCACCCTCGAGCCGGATGACAAGCTGCTGATGCCCAAGGGGGGCGACCCGCTTCCCAAGGAACAGATTGCGCTGATCGAGCAGTGGATCAACGAGGGCGCGGTGCTCACCTCGGCCGAAGCCACGCCCGAGCCGATGGCCCACGGCGAGGACGAGCACGCTGAGGACGAGGTCGACCCAATGCCCGCTCCACCCGCGGCCGACGAGTCGCGGGTCCAGGCGATCGCCGACATGGGCGCCAGCATCGTGCCGCTGTACCAGGGCAGCACGCTGCTGAGCATTTCGTTCCCCAGCAACCCGCAGCAGGTGACCGACGAGTCGATCGACGCGATTGCGGCCGTCGGTCCCAACGTCGCGTGGCTCAGCCTGGGCGGCACGGCCGTTACGGACGCGGGCGTCGCGAAGCTGGCGGCGGCCTGCCCCAACCTGTCACGGCTGCACCTGGAGAAGACCGCCACGACCGACGCCTCGGCGGACGCGCTCACCGGGCTGCAGCGGCTGGAGTACCTCAACCTGTACGGCACGGCCATCACCGACGCCACCGTGGCCAAGGCGGCGGCGCTGCCCAAGCTCCAACGCCTGTACGTGTGGCAGACCCCGGTCACGTACGACGCGGCCAAGCAGGCGATGGCGGCGCACGAGGGCCTGGAGATCAACCTCGGCTGGGACCACCCGGGCGTGGTCCGCGAGCGTCTGACCAGCGAGTTGGAGCGGGTGTCGACCCGCAAGGCCGAGGCCGCCGAGCGCGCCAAGCAGGCCGAGACGCAGCTCGCCGAGGCGAAGCAGCAGTTGGAGTCGTCCGCCGCGCGTGAGGAGGAGATCAAGCAAGAGCTGCAGGCCCTCGACGGCACGCCCGAAGAAGCCGAGGGAACGCCGGCCGAGGGTGCGACCGAAGCGTCCGAGCCGCAAGACGCCTAGCCGCCGAACCCGGGGAGCCCAGGATGGCGAGCCACCAGACGCACGTTGACGTCCTCTGCTTCGGATGCGGGTGCTTGTGCGATGATCTGCGGGTGACGGTGGACGGCGAATCCGCGCTGGCCGAAGGCCTGTCCTGCTCGCTGGGCCGTGAATGGCTCGACCGAGTCGCCGCTTGGCGTCCCGGGCCGTGTGTGATCGAGGGTCGCGAGGCGCCGCTCGCCGAAGCGGTCGCGCGGGCCGCCGATCTGCTTTCCGCCGCCCACGCGCCGCTGGTGTGCGGGCTGGCGGGCGCGGGGACCGACGCGCAGCGCGCCGCGGTGGGGATTGCCGACCGGCTGGGCGGCTTCGTGGACTGGACCACCACGCCGGCCGATGCGGCCGCAATCGAGTCGATGCAGACGGTCGGAGCGGTCGGCGTTTCGCTGGGAGAGATCGCGCAGCGGGCGGACCTGGTGGTGTTTTGGCAGTGCGACCCGGCCTCCACGCACCCGCGGCACTTTGAGCGGTACAGCCTGCAGCCCAAGAGCCGCTGGCTGCCGCGGGGCAGGGCAGACCGGAAGGTTGTCGCGGTGGGGGACCCGGCGTCCGCTACCGCGGCGGAGGCGGACAGCGTTGTTGAGCTGCCAGCCGGCGGCGCCGTCGACGCGCTAGTCGCGCTGCGGGCGGCGCTGGCCGGCGTGACGCTTGCGTCCGACCCGCCGGCCCCGATCGCCCGCCTAGCGGAGCAGATCCGCGACGCCAGCTTCGCGGTGTTCTTCTACGGCGATGAGTTGAAACGGCAGGGCGCCGCGGCGCTGACGGAGCTCACGCTGCTCGCGCAGTCGCAGCAGGAAACGACGCGCGTAGTCACCGCTCCGCTGGGCGGCGCCGGCAACGCGCCCGGCGCGAAGAGTGTGATGACCTGGCAGACCGGCTACCCGATGGCGGTGTCCTTTGCGAGCGGTTCGCCCGAGTACGGAGCGCCGGATTTCACCGCCGAGTCGCTCCTCGCGCGGGGCGAGGTCGACGCCGTGCTGGTGGTTTCCGAGGACGGGATGGCCGGGCTCAGCGACGCGGCGATCCAGGCGGTCTCGCGGGTGGATTCAGTGGTGCTGAGCTCTGCGCCGGTGGACGGGCTTGGCGCCACGGTTCGGTTCAGCACGCCGCCGTTGGGGGCGGCGCCGGGCGGCGCCGTGTTCCGCTCCGATCACGTAGCGCTGCCGCTTCACCAGCCGTTGGTGGACGCCGCCACGACCGACGCGGGGGTGCTGGCGGCCATCGCTGCGCGGCTGGCGCCGGCGTTCAGCGGTTTGCCGGCCGGCCCATGAGACGGCGGAGCAGGATCACCTGGCCGATATGCAGCAGCTCGTGCGAGGGGCAAAACTCCACCGCGCCCAGCGGCGTGGAGAACCGCGGGTGCGAGTTCTCCAGCTCGACGTCGAGGAACGCGTCGCTCATCAGCACGAGCTCGCTGTAGGTGTGCTCCGCAACCGCGTCCAGCACCCGCACCAGCTCTTGCGGCGACGTGTTGGCCGCCGGGTCGGGGCTGGGGGTCGAACCGCGTCCGTAGCGGGTGCGGATCTCGTCGGAGATCAGCAGCTGGTCGGTCACCTGCTCGCCCCGCACCCGTACCAGGCAGAGCGCGTACTGGGTCGCGGTGATGTGCCCCACCTGCCAGGCGATGTTCGTGACGCCCTCGTGCGGCTGCCAGAACCACTCGTCGGGCTGCAGGTCGGCGAGGAAGCCCTTGAGCATCTCGCGCGTCTGCTTCATCCGTTCGACCGCCGCGTCGATTCGTGTCCGCCCCATCACCAACCTCCTGCGTGAATGCTGACCTTGCGGTTAAGATAGCGTTTCACCATCCATGCGGCCAGCAAGCCGGCCGGCCGCCGCGAGCAGGACT
Above is a window of Posidoniimonas corsicana DNA encoding:
- a CDS encoding c-type cytochrome domain-containing protein, encoding MKTLFPIALLAVIATVLQPVDAAAADKVDYATQIKPILEASCTKCHGEKRQLGDLALHTDALAEVIEDGYILEGDAESSSVYERLTLEPDDKLLMPKGGDPLPKEQIALIEQWINEGAVLTSAEATPEPMAHGEDEHAEDEVDPMPAPPAADESRVQAIADMGASIVPLYQGSTLLSISFPSNPQQVTDESIDAIAAVGPNVAWLSLGGTAVTDAGVAKLAAACPNLSRLHLEKTATTDASADALTGLQRLEYLNLYGTAITDATVAKAAALPKLQRLYVWQTPVTYDAAKQAMAAHEGLEINLGWDHPGVVRERLTSELERVSTRKAEAAERAKQAETQLAEAKQQLESSAAREEEIKQELQALDGTPEEAEGTPAEGATEASEPQDA
- a CDS encoding DinB family protein → MGRTRIDAAVERMKQTREMLKGFLADLQPDEWFWQPHEGVTNIAWQVGHITATQYALCLVRVRGEQVTDQLLISDEIRTRYGRGSTPSPDPAANTSPQELVRVLDAVAEHTYSELVLMSDAFLDVELENSHPRFSTPLGAVEFCPSHELLHIGQVILLRRLMGRPANR